The Thalassophryne amazonica chromosome 6, fThaAma1.1, whole genome shotgun sequence genome includes a region encoding these proteins:
- the LOC117511855 gene encoding N-alpha-acetyltransferase 80, translated as MRPQAPKVPRLRPVVLNMSEPPTSKHAEVEGGDCLTVALPLVPPSDSEIQDVKSSGILKGNAMLQSEQPDRICVVPIHHRPDLLVPCADLVNSEWQRSQAARVHSLQKSCSEFPVCLVLLRRHGEMEQLLGHARLSRVVGRSSSLFLESVVVSKAERGKGHGRTLMEKTERYAKNRGFKRLYLTTHDKQHFYAHLGYVLSTPVQNAGAMTTFVPMEFLLKFSRMPNGDASMPKQTGTRKWILQGDSGGAGVVGSPPPSVPPPAPPFVPPPPPVPPSVPPAPPAPQFAQQQVVQTLTETPYRDVKGVPVFWMHKDV; from the exons ATGAGACCACAAGCACCGAAGGTTCCCCGGCTACGACCCGTCGTTCTAAACAT GTCTGAACCCCCAACATCCAAACATGCTGAAGTGGAGGGTGGAGACTGTTTGACTGTTGCTCTGCCCCTCGTCCCCCCATCAGACTCTGAGATACAAGATGTAAAATCCAGCGGGATCTTAAAGGGTAACGCGATGCTTCAATCTGAACAACCAGATAGGATCTGTGTAGTCCCAATCCACCATCGCCCAGACCTACTAGTTCCTTGTGCAGATCTGGTCAACTCAGAATGGCAGAGGAGCCAGGCAGCCAGGGTTCATTCCCTCCAGAAGTCCTGTTCCGAGTTCCCTGTCTGTCTGGTTCTCCTCCGGAGGCACGGAGAGATGGAGCAGCTGCTGGGTCATGCTCGGCTGTCCCGGGTCGTGGGTCGCAGCAGCAGCCTTTTCCTGGAGTCGGTGGTTGTGTCCAAAGCAGAGCGAGGGAAAGGTCATGGTCGGACACTGATGGAGAAGACAGAGCGATATGCCAAAAACCGCGGCTTCAAGCGCCTTTACCTCACCACTCATGATAAGCAGCACTTCTACGCCCATCTCGGCTACGTGCTGTCGACACCGGTGCAGAATGCGGGAGCCATGACGACGTTTGTTCCAATGGAGTTCCTTCTGAAGTTTTCCAGAATGCCGAATGGAGATGCAAGCATGCCGAAGCAAACGGGAACACGCAAGTGGATTCTGCAAGGAGACTCAGGAGGTGCTGGTGTGGTAGGTTCTCCTCCTCCCTCTGTCCCACCTCCGGCTCCTCCCTTCGTCCCTCCACCTCCTCCGGTTCCTCCCTCCGTCCCTCCGGCACCTCCAGCTCCTCAGTTTGCACAGCAGCAGGTAGTCCAGACTCTGACTGAAACTCCCTACAGAGATGTCAAAGGCGTTCCTGTCTTCTGGATGCACAAAGACGTCTGA
- the si:dkey-20d21.12 gene encoding uncharacterized protein si:dkey-20d21.12 isoform X2: MDTSVWDNNKRAQGGVEMSRPPSSQTTPQFSRVSDRDLTEIELHSVDSINDLHRSHPEHGHKGLKPPRPAYTPSPNGNLYSCDMTAVNQRGHGVSSKWQSRLQDLLTPSSSRAYAMGYAIITLLLLTVLLIFYF, translated from the exons ATGGATACATCTGTCTGGGACAACAACAAGAGAGCACAAG GAGGAGTTGAGATGTCGAGGCCTCCTTCCTCTCAGACGACCCCTCAGTTCTCCAGGGTCAGTGACAGAGACCTGACTGAGATTGAGCTCCACTCGGTGGACTCCATCAATGACCTCCACCGCTCTCATCCAGAACATGGCCACAAAG GGCTGAAGCCCCCTCGGCCCGCGTACACACCCTCCCCAAACGGGAACCTCTACTCCTGTGACatgacagctgtcaatcaaagGGGCCATGGTGTCAGCAGCAAATGGCAGAGTCGTCTGCAGGACTTGCTGACGCCCAGTTCATCGCGTGCCTACGCCATGGGCTACGCCATCATCACGCTGCTTCTACTCACCGTGTTACTCATCTTCTACTTTTAG
- the si:dkey-20d21.12 gene encoding uncharacterized protein si:dkey-20d21.12 isoform X1: protein MDTSVWDNNKRAQDISGGVEMSRPPSSQTTPQFSRVSDRDLTEIELHSVDSINDLHRSHPEHGHKGLKPPRPAYTPSPNGNLYSCDMTAVNQRGHGVSSKWQSRLQDLLTPSSSRAYAMGYAIITLLLLTVLLIFYF, encoded by the exons ATGGATACATCTGTCTGGGACAACAACAAGAGAGCACAAG ATATTTCAGGAGGAGTTGAGATGTCGAGGCCTCCTTCCTCTCAGACGACCCCTCAGTTCTCCAGGGTCAGTGACAGAGACCTGACTGAGATTGAGCTCCACTCGGTGGACTCCATCAATGACCTCCACCGCTCTCATCCAGAACATGGCCACAAAG GGCTGAAGCCCCCTCGGCCCGCGTACACACCCTCCCCAAACGGGAACCTCTACTCCTGTGACatgacagctgtcaatcaaagGGGCCATGGTGTCAGCAGCAAATGGCAGAGTCGTCTGCAGGACTTGCTGACGCCCAGTTCATCGCGTGCCTACGCCATGGGCTACGCCATCATCACGCTGCTTCTACTCACCGTGTTACTCATCTTCTACTTTTAG